Proteins co-encoded in one Halococcoides cellulosivorans genomic window:
- a CDS encoding LeuA family protein produces the protein MRRIPRRVEFFQGTLDSTSEITEARIFDTTLRDGEQSPGTSFSYEDKREIATLLDEMGTHVIEAGFPVNSEAEFEAVRDIQAATSTTVCGLARVVEADVEAALDSGVDLVHVFVSTSDIQLQDSMHASREEAKARAVESVERVTDAGVECMFSPMDATRTDEEFLVEVVEAVTEAGADWINVPDTTGVATPGRFRELIETVTAHTDARVDVHTHDDFGLATANALAGMEGGAAQAQVSVNGIGERAGNAAYEELVMALESLYDVDTGIETTSITELSQLIESKSSIDVPGNKPVVGSNAFSHESGIHAAGVIENTDTFEPGVMTPEMVGAERELVLGKHTGQHSVRERLKDAGYEPSERDVEQVTRRVKDYGAQDREVTMEVLERFADDVGVAQATEEVTA, from the coding sequence ATTCGTCGGATTCCCCGGCGGGTCGAGTTCTTCCAGGGCACTCTGGATAGCACCTCGGAAATTACCGAGGCACGAATTTTCGACACCACGTTGCGCGACGGTGAACAGTCACCCGGCACCTCGTTTTCCTACGAGGACAAACGGGAGATAGCCACGCTGCTCGACGAGATGGGCACCCACGTCATCGAGGCGGGGTTCCCCGTAAACAGCGAGGCGGAGTTCGAGGCCGTCCGCGACATCCAGGCCGCCACGTCGACGACGGTCTGTGGACTGGCTCGCGTCGTCGAGGCCGACGTCGAGGCCGCACTCGACTCGGGTGTCGACCTGGTGCACGTGTTCGTCTCGACCAGCGACATCCAGTTGCAGGACTCGATGCACGCTTCCCGCGAGGAGGCCAAAGCACGCGCGGTCGAGTCCGTCGAGCGCGTGACAGACGCGGGCGTCGAGTGTATGTTCTCGCCGATGGACGCCACCCGGACCGACGAGGAGTTTCTCGTCGAAGTCGTGGAGGCCGTCACGGAGGCGGGCGCGGACTGGATCAACGTCCCCGACACGACCGGCGTCGCGACGCCCGGTCGATTCCGCGAGTTGATCGAGACCGTCACCGCGCACACGGACGCCCGCGTGGACGTCCACACCCACGACGACTTCGGGCTGGCGACGGCGAACGCGCTCGCGGGCATGGAAGGCGGCGCGGCCCAGGCCCAGGTCAGCGTCAACGGCATCGGTGAGCGGGCGGGCAACGCCGCCTACGAAGAGCTCGTCATGGCCTTAGAGAGCCTCTACGACGTGGACACGGGGATCGAGACCACGTCGATTACGGAGCTCTCGCAGCTGATCGAATCGAAGAGTTCGATCGACGTCCCGGGCAACAAGCCCGTCGTCGGCTCGAACGCGTTCTCACACGAGAGCGGCATCCACGCCGCGGGCGTCATCGAGAACACCGACACGTTCGAACCCGGCGTGATGACCCCCGAGATGGTGGGGGCCGAACGCGAACTCGTCCTCGGCAAACACACGGGCCAACACTCCGTTCGCGAGCGCCTGAAAGACGCGGGCTACGAGCCCAGCGAGCGTGACGTCGAGCAGGTCACCCGGCGGGTCAAAGACTACGGCGCCCAGGACCGCGAGGTCACGATGGAGGTTCTCGAACGATTTGCCGACGACGTCGGCGTCGCTCAGGCCACCGAAGAGGTCACAGCGTGA